The proteins below are encoded in one region of Vibrio tubiashii:
- a CDS encoding ABC transporter ATP-binding protein, translating into MTHFSTTTPHADEESIEYCIAAGNDNAKVIVPPKIQVQGLGYHRGDSPPIIDSATFELMKGENLAVIGPNGSGKSTLLRLLAGILSPTFGEVHYDAIPLRQLSLRQRATKIAVVNQHETPDPRLSVRDYVRLGAIPYESHRSLEAINTSVEQALTTMNLQQLSNKAMHQLSGGERQKAHIARSLCQEPEVLLLDEPTNHLDPKAKGEVLSCIVNLGLTTVTVLHELSLAAQMCDQLLVLESARLRAFGPPQTVLTSSLVDSVFGVELHHFQHPREHRSLLCLDIPLLRNVQSTETI; encoded by the coding sequence ATGACTCATTTTTCAACCACTACTCCGCACGCTGATGAGGAGTCAATCGAATATTGCATCGCAGCTGGTAATGACAACGCCAAGGTGATTGTTCCGCCAAAGATTCAAGTACAAGGACTTGGCTACCACCGAGGTGATTCTCCGCCAATTATCGATAGTGCCACGTTTGAGCTAATGAAAGGTGAAAACTTGGCCGTCATCGGCCCAAACGGTTCAGGGAAAAGTACTCTACTCAGATTACTTGCTGGTATCTTGAGTCCAACGTTTGGCGAAGTACACTATGACGCGATCCCACTCCGTCAATTGTCACTTAGGCAGCGCGCGACAAAAATAGCCGTCGTGAATCAACATGAAACACCAGATCCAAGATTATCGGTAAGAGATTATGTACGGCTTGGCGCCATTCCTTATGAAAGCCATCGCTCGTTAGAAGCCATCAACACGAGTGTTGAACAAGCACTAACAACCATGAACCTGCAACAGTTATCGAACAAAGCCATGCATCAACTTTCTGGTGGCGAACGGCAGAAAGCGCATATCGCAAGAAGTTTATGTCAAGAACCTGAGGTACTTCTACTAGATGAGCCAACCAATCATTTAGATCCAAAAGCAAAAGGTGAGGTTCTCTCATGCATTGTGAATTTGGGACTCACCACCGTCACCGTGTTGCACGAGCTATCACTTGCGGCACAAATGTGCGACCAACTATTGGTGCTTGAAAGTGCGCGACTTCGCGCTTTTGGACCGCCACAGACCGTACTCACGTCTTCATTAGTCGACAGTGTCTTTGGCGTCGAATTGCATCATTTTCAGCACCCACGAGAACACCGCTCGCTACTCTGTCTCGATATCCCATTACTTAGAAACGTTCAATCAACGGAAACTATATGA
- a CDS encoding DUF6482 family protein, translating to MDLELELIEGGCYLAVEIRGDERRILRSNTDAFIKYQNLSQARAHLAHNNYASITLIEHNTYDEMCGECVNQEVTATRLDWS from the coding sequence ATGGACTTAGAATTGGAACTAATTGAGGGCGGATGTTATCTAGCGGTAGAAATCCGTGGAGACGAACGCCGAATTCTGCGCTCTAACACTGACGCATTCATCAAATACCAGAACCTATCGCAAGCACGCGCTCATTTGGCGCACAACAATTATGCATCCATTACGCTGATCGAGCACAACACATACGACGAAATGTGTGGAGAGTGTGTTAATCAGGAAGTTACTGCCACTCGACTCGACTGGTCATAA
- a CDS encoding WS/DGAT domain-containing protein produces MQSIPVNFLDKVKFEINKRNHPQYFIQFWQWEGQLDSLRLQQALDKVYQQLPKLCHRLMDEEASYRYVPCQYDNTFVIRQARKSAIETLKAVLGAELDLIVGQSANAPVIMLKIDTPDGAGTLLCLLFNHVFCDGPSGYLIKELLVSNYNGMQSDLPSVIKSISDEEFIGQQINDRELFNKQLEDYQSQSRAYLSDANSVHLFYREGDSNTVNFDYFEIDTDHIVRTPGISLNSLISTAIAKSILALKASTLKGSISVSVTANVRQEESKLLGNYVSAIPVKLDDSDMRLMSQAFQQQIDRVTMAPQRMLLSYANFARGFAQASPQQLMEGFRLISTKSNCYISNFGHYNRNDNEALTFCGTQLVKAGGFNFPLQGHYGLILTLVPYGDRVGLGIAASDSVLNANDLEQFKALVRQQLSSLQVAV; encoded by the coding sequence ATGCAGTCAATTCCCGTAAACTTTCTCGATAAAGTTAAATTTGAAATCAATAAGCGCAATCATCCTCAATACTTCATTCAATTTTGGCAATGGGAAGGTCAATTAGACAGCCTACGTTTGCAACAGGCCCTTGATAAGGTGTATCAGCAACTTCCAAAACTCTGCCATCGATTAATGGACGAAGAGGCGAGTTATCGTTATGTACCATGTCAGTACGACAATACGTTTGTTATTAGACAGGCACGTAAATCGGCGATTGAAACCCTAAAGGCTGTGCTCGGTGCCGAGCTGGATCTGATCGTTGGTCAATCAGCCAATGCGCCTGTGATAATGCTTAAGATTGATACACCGGATGGGGCGGGTACCTTACTGTGCCTTCTGTTTAATCATGTATTTTGCGATGGGCCATCGGGCTACCTCATTAAAGAACTTTTGGTGTCGAATTATAATGGAATGCAGAGCGACTTACCTTCAGTCATAAAGAGCATTTCAGATGAAGAGTTCATTGGCCAACAAATCAACGACCGTGAGTTGTTCAACAAGCAATTGGAGGATTACCAATCGCAGTCGAGAGCGTATTTATCGGATGCGAATTCCGTGCATTTGTTCTATCGCGAAGGGGACTCAAATACGGTCAATTTTGACTATTTTGAGATCGACACTGACCACATTGTTCGAACGCCAGGGATCTCACTAAATAGTCTGATCTCGACGGCAATTGCAAAATCGATACTTGCGCTTAAGGCCTCGACCCTTAAGGGCAGCATCTCAGTTTCAGTTACTGCTAATGTACGCCAGGAAGAGAGTAAACTGCTGGGAAATTACGTGAGCGCTATCCCCGTGAAACTCGACGATTCAGATATGCGTTTGATGAGCCAGGCTTTTCAGCAACAAATTGATCGGGTGACGATGGCACCTCAGCGCATGTTACTGTCATATGCCAACTTTGCCCGTGGTTTTGCTCAAGCTTCGCCCCAACAATTGATGGAGGGGTTTCGTCTAATTAGCACCAAATCTAACTGCTATATTTCAAATTTTGGTCACTATAATCGTAACGATAACGAGGCGCTGACATTTTGTGGTACTCAGCTGGTTAAAGCGGGGGGATTTAACTTCCCACTTCAGGGGCACTATGGCTTGATATTGACATTGGTGCCCTACGGCGACAGAGTCGGGCTTGGCATTGCAGCGTCTGATTCAGTCTTAAATGCCAATGACCTCGAACAGTTTAAAGCCCTGGTGAGGCAGCAGCTTTCTTCATTACAAGTGGCTGTGTGA
- a CDS encoding LysR family transcriptional regulator, giving the protein MEIKWLPYLPIYVALCEEKSIAGAARRLSCSNAHVSRQLRQLEALLSVQLIHRTTRQFNLTYDGVEFYKQAKHLLESAEVINEKLCLSENAAGKLRVAASASFGSLLLTEPLVEFYRTYPDIKIEVIFTETPFDLIEAGFDVAFFLTDTPPEGYVGHRLGSLDCKPYAHQQYVKQHGQITHPNELHTLTHILYKNTDLTLDHWTFHHATGNEKADIKLTGGFSVNLVSSMVDAMVKGCGVAMLDEFALSKLPQTERQQVVQLLPEWQTSAILPLYILYPKRQHLPKRTRLFVEFFRNSLEHILPQAQKKKDAQSRERLS; this is encoded by the coding sequence ATGGAAATAAAATGGCTTCCCTACCTCCCCATTTACGTTGCACTTTGTGAAGAAAAAAGCATTGCTGGCGCAGCAAGGAGACTGAGTTGCTCCAATGCGCACGTGAGTAGACAATTACGGCAATTAGAGGCGCTGCTGTCAGTCCAACTTATTCATCGAACCACTCGGCAGTTCAACCTGACTTACGATGGAGTGGAGTTCTATAAGCAAGCGAAACACTTGCTTGAAAGCGCGGAAGTGATCAACGAAAAGCTATGCCTCAGTGAAAACGCTGCTGGGAAACTGCGTGTCGCCGCCTCAGCGTCGTTTGGGTCACTGCTCTTAACGGAACCCTTGGTCGAGTTTTATCGAACTTACCCAGACATCAAGATCGAAGTCATTTTCACCGAAACGCCGTTTGACCTCATCGAAGCGGGCTTCGATGTGGCGTTTTTTCTGACGGACACTCCACCGGAGGGTTACGTTGGGCATCGCCTTGGCTCACTTGATTGCAAGCCGTATGCCCATCAGCAGTACGTGAAACAACATGGTCAAATAACGCACCCCAATGAACTGCACACACTTACCCATATCCTGTACAAAAACACTGACCTAACGTTAGATCACTGGACGTTTCACCATGCTACTGGCAATGAAAAGGCCGACATCAAACTTACTGGTGGGTTTAGCGTAAACTTAGTTTCATCTATGGTTGATGCTATGGTTAAGGGGTGTGGCGTGGCGATGTTGGATGAGTTTGCACTGTCAAAGTTGCCGCAGACTGAGCGGCAACAGGTTGTACAGCTCCTTCCGGAATGGCAAACGAGCGCGATCTTACCCTTGTATATCCTCTACCCAAAACGCCAGCATTTACCAAAACGTACACGTTTGTTCGTGGAGTTTTTTCGTAATTCCCTTGAGCACATTTTGCCGCAAGCGCAAAAGAAGAAAGACGCCCAAAGTAGAGAGCGCCTTTCATAA
- the traI gene encoding conjugative transfer relaxase/helicase TraI has translation MLSITALSNPKKNAEYYLNEEKHHDLPNLSLEKGNEDNYYLKENSDNRNTQWLGAIARHSGMEGQEINQTTLEKALQGHWGEETVHGKRDKHRPGFDITFSAPKSASLLALVGGDERLLNAHHQAVKFALSELEKDVAQVKGTDEQGKQTFENTGQMLFAAVHHKTSREDDPQLHTHALAANMTRDDEGKLRALASCLRQKDGVINGSSERLYASQKYYGMLYQSQYAKLAEQAGYTIRGTGNGQFEITAVPDNVLTLFSKRQQQIEEKAQELEFNSLATRDLIAKNTRKPKSYASGSSLHHKWQQEIKATDFDIHNVVAQAKAGGAMAKVQVTKGAHLHATLDRTVNHLVLYQSAFSLETAIEKAVSEFSIGGEGNAIDLKAAAEEKIAKGEWVSLDKKGQYTTQAMIETETRLLTATEGRSQHMRIHPNQTALDDLNLSKNSTQKIQNILASTKQFQVVNVFGPTESIASHLQHVGTQSQKRVHLVSSNSADRKRGEKNVIAQNHRVSDWVRNYFNSTQHHHLQAFLSGDTPFTNKDVILIDNAHKLSATDLLAITKQAKKSNTKMVFLNRTSARQGFKSHSAMTLYSKGNVKITQWVNHRRTSTHVQLHKQDALLIAKHYAALSDKSHTQVLATSQKEITTLTHEIRHTLQNQGQLARSEISVETQTPVSLNDAQREVVAHYRTGMTVKSWKDKQPSEWLISGLSRKSNTIDLMDKSTGEVKTFNVKSAVFKKLKPQLFESGTINLSVGESIVSLGRHFASGLEANTSYSVSQVKGDTLTLETPMGETLETTSKALRDSPIQYGYVQRASQLEPDKNHVMISGKSYVFTSTLINEISQNGQALDIYTDNKVKTEQAMQKMEHRPSAITRVLESRATNDRFVTRHTAVGIQRDVCSALAERTVELPVIERAVSFAIHHISEREAGFTQKQLVEEAVRFAFEEAGQAVTKEEVAQLLNEKSDLLSAEYQDGTRWTTQAAIETEHTIIEALKKGQGQVIPYATPADTRRFLSEQTHLTQGQCDGVTLIATTEDRFIAIQGLAGTGKSTMLETGMPLVKQALSAGTTSPNQIIGLAPTHAAVSELKQKGIEAQTLESLLSDVRRGAIEPQQYSNALFLLDESSMVSNRQAKEFVDIVTRADAKAVFLGDKEQLQPLSAGKPFELAISQSALKVAFMTDIVRQQKAVLQGAVHNIIDKQPESSLDKLAQQATQEEGTHRSEHVVSTLNEDAKDQVKAQEEATQMLPGCVARDYLARTPETRNNTLIIAYTNIERDQIAYQIRTGLIKERTLGSENIGVLRIRQTGASKAELSTMLPYQKGLAVSTKPGNYATIESVDKENGVVMLRDPQTNQLSPFLPRHRSHQFTNVLAVSVQPISVGERILTRFTDKKRGIVANQTYTVITASNGLIEALNVEGQRLCLDPKSLSDGHWDYAYTKTADMAQGSTYLHVIAVVKGKGALTDIRRAGIDQTRASQHIRIYSDHPKAMLKQWINQDTNKASALETQQGKTPIIMQYFNDAPLPKENPKYHDINGEFDARCFSEHIKETLPKFTESLAMHLLGTPNKSQSNKHTMVFGQGRETTEIQLTGEFRGHFKDNVTGEQGTLINLLMSREAINYKAALYHADKLINDKDKCGLSENPAHDQLTQTLTDRTAKFIGYAKEYWNQSIPLKGTPAEILLNSKDFNTEGKRNIRFHPAVYSSETQSTYPAMLTHIHDRKKRTQGIEITYLQSDGDLADLGVISRTLGCKSGNYTEFHHGKEANTSIITNTLYEAFNIQKATNGEFDIYIVNNPKDIVKMPDEELRQRVIIALESKETVSGYHIDKIKSALSNKVLSFIEGKDIQKEMKNAALNHHKDIVNDDVSGSDRKLPEERSKEVYRLKERFETLNHNPYELPQKGEIDKDFTLDRGR, from the coding sequence ATGCTATCGATTACTGCCCTCTCTAACCCCAAAAAAAACGCCGAGTATTATCTCAATGAAGAAAAGCACCACGACCTTCCTAACCTTTCTCTGGAAAAAGGAAATGAGGACAATTATTACCTTAAAGAGAATAGTGACAACCGAAATACCCAATGGTTAGGAGCCATCGCTCGACACTCGGGAATGGAAGGTCAAGAAATCAATCAAACCACTTTGGAAAAAGCCCTGCAAGGACATTGGGGAGAAGAGACGGTTCACGGCAAACGTGATAAACACCGACCTGGCTTTGACATCACCTTCTCTGCCCCAAAATCGGCCAGCCTGTTAGCGCTCGTTGGCGGAGATGAACGTCTACTCAATGCCCACCATCAAGCGGTGAAGTTCGCACTTTCGGAACTGGAGAAAGACGTGGCTCAAGTGAAAGGCACCGATGAACAAGGTAAGCAAACCTTCGAAAACACCGGACAAATGCTCTTTGCCGCCGTGCATCATAAAACCAGTCGTGAAGACGATCCGCAACTGCATACACACGCACTGGCCGCGAACATGACGCGAGATGATGAAGGCAAACTGCGCGCCCTTGCGTCGTGTTTACGCCAGAAAGACGGAGTCATTAATGGGTCATCGGAACGGCTCTATGCCTCACAAAAATATTACGGCATGCTTTATCAAAGTCAGTACGCCAAGCTTGCTGAACAAGCCGGCTACACCATCAGAGGTACAGGCAATGGTCAATTTGAAATCACCGCCGTTCCTGACAATGTCCTAACCCTCTTTTCGAAGCGCCAGCAACAAATTGAAGAGAAAGCCCAAGAGCTGGAATTTAATTCATTGGCAACTCGGGACTTAATCGCAAAAAACACCCGCAAGCCCAAAAGTTATGCCAGTGGCTCCTCCCTTCACCACAAGTGGCAACAAGAAATCAAAGCGACGGACTTTGATATTCACAACGTGGTCGCTCAGGCTAAAGCCGGAGGCGCCATGGCTAAAGTGCAAGTAACGAAAGGGGCCCATCTTCACGCAACCCTCGACCGCACCGTTAATCATCTGGTTCTGTATCAAAGTGCCTTCTCACTAGAAACCGCTATTGAAAAAGCAGTCTCTGAATTCAGCATCGGTGGGGAAGGTAACGCTATCGATCTTAAAGCCGCTGCTGAAGAAAAAATCGCTAAGGGTGAATGGGTGAGCCTAGACAAAAAAGGGCAATACACCACCCAAGCGATGATTGAAACAGAAACACGCCTACTCACGGCAACCGAAGGTCGCTCGCAGCACATGCGAATTCACCCGAACCAAACCGCCCTTGATGACTTAAATCTGAGCAAGAACAGTACTCAGAAAATCCAAAACATCCTTGCGTCCACTAAGCAGTTTCAAGTCGTGAATGTGTTTGGCCCAACTGAATCGATCGCTTCGCACCTCCAACATGTTGGAACGCAATCTCAAAAGCGCGTCCATCTAGTCTCTTCCAACAGCGCAGACCGAAAACGCGGAGAGAAAAACGTCATTGCGCAAAATCACCGTGTCAGTGACTGGGTGAGAAACTACTTCAACTCGACACAGCATCACCATTTGCAAGCGTTCTTATCTGGCGACACCCCATTTACCAATAAGGACGTCATCCTGATCGATAACGCGCACAAGCTCAGCGCCACTGATTTACTGGCCATTACTAAGCAAGCGAAAAAGTCCAACACGAAAATGGTTTTCCTGAACAGAACATCCGCGAGGCAGGGTTTCAAATCACACTCGGCAATGACCCTGTACAGCAAAGGCAACGTCAAAATCACACAATGGGTGAACCATCGAAGGACCAGCACGCACGTGCAACTGCATAAACAGGACGCCCTCCTTATCGCCAAACACTACGCCGCGCTTTCCGACAAATCCCACACTCAAGTCTTGGCCACTTCACAAAAAGAAATCACCACTCTGACTCATGAGATCAGACATACCCTTCAGAACCAAGGGCAGCTTGCCCGAAGCGAGATCAGCGTGGAAACCCAAACGCCTGTTTCACTCAATGACGCGCAACGCGAAGTGGTCGCTCACTATCGTACTGGAATGACGGTGAAAAGTTGGAAAGACAAGCAGCCATCTGAGTGGCTCATTTCTGGCCTATCCCGAAAAAGCAACACCATCGATCTCATGGACAAGTCAACGGGCGAGGTCAAGACATTCAATGTCAAAAGTGCGGTATTTAAAAAGCTTAAACCTCAGCTCTTTGAGTCAGGAACGATCAACCTATCAGTTGGAGAATCGATTGTCTCACTCGGCCGTCACTTTGCCTCTGGGCTGGAAGCCAATACATCTTACTCCGTTTCCCAAGTGAAAGGCGACACCTTAACACTAGAAACCCCAATGGGTGAAACGCTCGAGACAACCAGTAAAGCGCTGAGAGACAGCCCAATTCAGTACGGGTATGTACAACGGGCCAGCCAGCTCGAACCAGATAAAAACCATGTGATGATTTCTGGAAAAAGCTATGTCTTCACTAGCACGCTTATCAACGAAATATCCCAAAATGGTCAAGCCCTGGATATCTACACCGACAACAAAGTGAAAACGGAGCAAGCAATGCAGAAAATGGAGCATAGACCGTCGGCCATTACTCGGGTGTTAGAATCCAGAGCAACAAACGACCGCTTTGTTACCCGCCACACGGCGGTAGGTATTCAGCGGGATGTCTGTTCGGCGTTGGCAGAACGGACAGTGGAACTGCCTGTCATCGAGCGCGCGGTGAGTTTTGCGATCCACCACATCAGTGAACGTGAAGCCGGATTCACGCAAAAGCAACTGGTAGAAGAAGCGGTTCGCTTCGCTTTTGAAGAGGCGGGGCAAGCGGTGACAAAAGAAGAAGTGGCACAGCTCTTAAATGAAAAGTCGGATCTCCTTTCGGCTGAATATCAGGATGGCACACGTTGGACAACCCAGGCAGCCATCGAGACAGAACACACGATCATCGAGGCACTGAAAAAGGGCCAAGGACAAGTCATTCCCTACGCGACTCCCGCCGACACACGGCGCTTTTTATCTGAGCAAACGCATCTGACCCAAGGCCAATGTGACGGTGTCACATTAATAGCCACCACAGAAGATCGCTTTATTGCCATCCAAGGTTTAGCAGGAACAGGGAAATCCACCATGCTAGAAACGGGCATGCCTCTCGTCAAGCAAGCGCTGAGTGCGGGCACCACCTCACCGAACCAGATCATCGGTCTTGCACCAACCCACGCCGCCGTCTCCGAACTCAAACAGAAAGGCATCGAAGCCCAAACCCTGGAAAGCCTTCTGTCTGATGTACGCCGAGGGGCCATCGAGCCTCAGCAGTACAGCAATGCTCTTTTCCTCCTAGATGAAAGTTCCATGGTCAGCAACCGACAAGCGAAAGAATTTGTGGATATCGTCACCAGAGCCGACGCAAAAGCCGTCTTCTTGGGGGATAAAGAGCAGCTTCAACCCCTGTCTGCGGGCAAGCCATTTGAGCTTGCCATTTCTCAAAGCGCCCTCAAAGTGGCCTTTATGACCGATATCGTTAGGCAGCAGAAGGCGGTGCTTCAGGGCGCGGTCCATAACATCATCGACAAGCAACCAGAAAGCTCCTTAGACAAACTGGCACAACAGGCCACACAAGAAGAAGGCACGCACAGAAGTGAACATGTGGTTTCGACACTCAACGAAGACGCCAAAGATCAGGTCAAAGCCCAAGAAGAAGCGACGCAAATGCTACCGGGGTGTGTTGCTCGAGACTATCTCGCTCGAACCCCTGAAACGCGTAACAACACACTCATCATTGCTTACACCAACATCGAGCGCGATCAGATTGCTTACCAAATCAGAACGGGATTGATCAAAGAGAGAACCTTAGGTTCAGAAAACATTGGCGTCCTTCGCATTCGTCAAACCGGGGCTTCGAAAGCAGAGCTCTCGACGATGTTGCCCTATCAAAAAGGACTCGCCGTTTCTACCAAACCAGGAAATTACGCGACGATAGAATCCGTTGATAAGGAAAACGGCGTCGTGATGTTACGCGACCCACAAACGAACCAATTGAGCCCTTTTCTGCCGCGCCACCGTTCACACCAGTTTACCAACGTGTTGGCGGTCAGCGTTCAACCCATCTCCGTCGGAGAAAGGATACTGACTCGATTCACGGACAAGAAGAGAGGAATTGTGGCCAACCAGACCTACACCGTCATCACGGCATCCAACGGTTTGATAGAGGCACTGAATGTGGAAGGGCAACGATTGTGTCTCGACCCAAAGTCGTTAAGCGATGGCCACTGGGACTACGCTTACACAAAAACCGCCGATATGGCACAGGGCTCAACGTATCTCCACGTGATAGCTGTAGTAAAAGGGAAAGGCGCGCTCACCGACATTCGCCGCGCAGGTATCGACCAAACTAGGGCGAGTCAACATATCAGAATCTATTCCGACCACCCCAAAGCGATGCTGAAACAATGGATCAACCAAGACACCAACAAAGCGAGTGCGCTGGAAACCCAACAAGGGAAAACACCTATTATCATGCAATACTTCAACGACGCCCCACTCCCCAAGGAGAATCCCAAATACCACGATATCAACGGTGAATTTGATGCACGTTGCTTCTCTGAACACATCAAAGAAACCCTACCTAAATTTACCGAATCTCTGGCGATGCACTTGCTTGGCACACCGAATAAGAGCCAGTCCAATAAGCATACAATGGTATTCGGGCAAGGTAGAGAAACGACTGAGATACAATTAACCGGGGAGTTTAGGGGGCATTTCAAAGATAACGTGACTGGCGAGCAAGGCACTTTAATCAATTTATTGATGAGTAGAGAGGCCATAAACTATAAGGCGGCTTTGTACCACGCCGACAAGCTCATAAACGACAAGGACAAATGTGGCCTCAGCGAGAACCCTGCGCACGACCAATTAACCCAAACCTTGACGGACAGAACGGCAAAATTTATTGGTTATGCGAAAGAATACTGGAACCAGTCGATACCCCTAAAAGGCACGCCTGCGGAAATACTTTTAAATTCGAAGGATTTCAACACGGAAGGAAAAAGAAATATTCGGTTTCATCCCGCCGTCTATTCATCTGAAACCCAGTCAACCTACCCTGCTATGCTGACCCATATTCACGATAGAAAAAAGCGCACGCAAGGAATAGAAATTACCTATCTACAAAGCGATGGTGATCTTGCAGACTTAGGCGTCATTTCTCGAACGCTTGGTTGTAAGTCGGGTAACTACACTGAATTTCACCATGGTAAGGAGGCGAACACGAGCATTATTACGAATACGCTTTATGAGGCATTCAATATCCAGAAAGCAACCAACGGCGAGTTTGATATTTATATAGTCAATAACCCAAAAGACATCGTCAAAATGCCTGATGAGGAACTGAGGCAACGGGTGATCATCGCACTGGAAAGTAAAGAGACTGTCTCTGGCTACCACATTGATAAAATCAAATCAGCACTCTCCAATAAGGTACTGTCATTTATCGAAGGGAAAGACATTCAAAAAGAGATGAAAAACGCAGCGTTGAATCACCATAAAGATATCGTTAACGATGATGTCTCAGGCAGTGACCGTAAGTTACCAGAAGAGCGTTCTAAAGAGGTATACCGATTAAAAGAACGCTTTGAGACTCTTAACCACAACCCATATGAGCTACCACAAAAAGGAGAGATTGATAAAGATTTCACCTTAGATAGAGGGCGATAA